One region of Bosea sp. 29B genomic DNA includes:
- the rnhA gene encoding ribonuclease HI, with the protein MTDPVEVWTDGACSGNPGPGGWGAILSYKGKERELSGGEALTTNNRMELMGAISALETLTRPCTVALHTDSQYLRQGITSWIHGWKKNGWKTADRKPVKNEELWKRLDAALKQHKIEWKWVKGHAGDEMNERADALARAGMAPFKPGR; encoded by the coding sequence ATGACCGACCCCGTCGAGGTTTGGACTGACGGCGCCTGCTCGGGCAATCCGGGCCCCGGCGGCTGGGGCGCGATCCTGTCCTACAAGGGCAAGGAGCGCGAGCTCTCCGGCGGCGAGGCGCTGACCACCAACAACCGCATGGAGCTGATGGGCGCGATCTCGGCGCTGGAGACGCTGACCCGGCCCTGCACCGTCGCGCTCCACACCGACAGCCAGTATCTGCGCCAGGGCATCACCAGCTGGATCCATGGCTGGAAGAAGAACGGCTGGAAGACCGCCGACAGGAAGCCGGTCAAGAACGAGGAGCTGTGGAAGCGCCTCGACGCCGCGCTGAAGCAGCACAAGATCGAGTGGAAATGGGTCAAGGGCCACGCCGGCGACGAGATGAACGAGCGCGCTGACGCGCTGGCGCGCGCCGGCATGGCGCCGTTCAAGCCGGGGCGCTGA
- a CDS encoding LLM class flavin-dependent oxidoreductase produces MKKIGFLSFGHWTPSPQSQTRTAGDTLLQSIDLAVAAEELGADGAYFRVHHFARQLGSPFPLLAAVGARTRRIEIGTAVIDMRYENPLYMAEDAGSADLIAGGRLQLGISRGSPEQVIDGWRHFGYQPAEGQSDADMARHHAEVFLDVLRGEGFAQPNPRPMFPNPPGLLRLEPYSEGLRERIWWGASSDATAIWAAQRGMNLQSSTLKTDESGEPFHIQQAKQIRLFRQAWKEAGHTREPRVSVSRSIFALVDERDRAYFGRGNESDDSIGYIDDSTRAIFGRSYAAEPDKLIDELKRDEAIAEADTLLLTVPNQLGVDYNAHVIEAILKHVAPGLGWR; encoded by the coding sequence ATGAAAAAGATCGGCTTCCTGTCCTTCGGACACTGGACCCCTTCGCCGCAATCCCAGACCCGCACGGCGGGCGACACGCTGCTGCAGTCGATCGACCTTGCCGTCGCAGCCGAGGAGCTGGGCGCGGACGGCGCCTATTTCCGGGTGCATCATTTCGCGCGCCAGCTCGGCTCGCCCTTCCCGCTGCTGGCCGCGGTCGGCGCCCGGACCAGGCGCATCGAGATCGGCACCGCCGTCATCGACATGCGCTACGAGAATCCGCTCTATATGGCCGAGGATGCGGGGTCGGCCGACCTGATCGCCGGCGGGCGGCTGCAGCTCGGCATCAGCCGCGGCTCGCCCGAGCAGGTCATCGATGGCTGGCGCCATTTCGGCTACCAGCCGGCGGAGGGGCAGAGCGACGCCGACATGGCGCGCCACCATGCCGAGGTCTTCCTCGACGTGCTGCGCGGCGAGGGCTTCGCGCAACCCAATCCGCGACCGATGTTCCCCAATCCGCCGGGCCTGCTGCGGCTGGAACCTTATTCCGAAGGTCTGCGCGAGCGCATCTGGTGGGGCGCCTCCTCCGACGCCACCGCCATCTGGGCGGCGCAGCGTGGCATGAACCTGCAGAGCTCGACGCTGAAGACCGACGAGAGCGGCGAGCCCTTTCACATCCAGCAGGCCAAGCAGATCCGCCTCTTCAGGCAGGCCTGGAAAGAGGCCGGTCACACGCGCGAGCCGCGCGTCTCGGTCAGTCGCAGCATCTTCGCCTTGGTCGACGAGCGCGACCGCGCCTATTTCGGCCGCGGCAATGAGAGCGACGATTCGATCGGCTATATCGACGACAGCACGCGCGCGATCTTCGGGCGCAGCTACGCGGCCGAGCCCGACAAGCTCATCGACGAGCTGAAGCGGGACGAGGCGATCGCCGAGGCCGATACGCTCCTGCTGACGGTGCCGAACCAGCTCGGCGTCGACTACAACGCCCATGTCATCGAGGCGATCCTGAAGCATGTCGCGCCGGGGCTGGGCTGGCGCTGA